A single genomic interval of Arthrobacter sp. NicSoilB8 harbors:
- the hisG gene encoding ATP phosphoribosyltransferase, whose product MLRVAVPNKGSLSEAASAMLAEAGYRQRRDTRELVMVDPDNDIEFFFLRPRDIAVYVGQGTLDVGITGRDLLLDAEVEAEELLPLGFAASTFRFAGPVGDFTSIEQLEGKRLATSYDGLLRGYLAQRGIKAKVVRLDGAVESSVRLGVADAIADVVETGTTLKAAGMEIFGEPILNSESVLIGRKGEQNPATEVLIRRLQGVLVARQYVMMDYDIRKELVEQAAGLTPGLESPTVSPLRDSDWVAVRSMVPKRETNRIMDELYDLGARAILVSSIHACRI is encoded by the coding sequence ATGCTTAGAGTTGCCGTCCCGAACAAGGGATCCCTTTCCGAAGCCGCCTCGGCCATGCTTGCCGAGGCGGGCTACCGCCAGCGCCGCGACACCCGCGAACTCGTCATGGTGGACCCGGACAACGACATTGAGTTCTTCTTCCTTCGCCCGCGCGACATTGCCGTGTATGTCGGCCAGGGAACGCTCGACGTCGGCATCACCGGCCGCGACCTGCTGCTCGACGCCGAGGTCGAGGCCGAGGAGCTGCTTCCGCTGGGCTTTGCCGCTTCCACCTTCCGCTTCGCCGGTCCGGTGGGCGATTTCACCTCCATCGAACAGCTCGAGGGCAAGCGCCTCGCCACGAGCTACGACGGGCTGCTGCGCGGCTACCTGGCCCAGCGCGGCATCAAGGCCAAGGTGGTGCGCCTCGATGGCGCCGTCGAATCCTCCGTGCGCCTCGGCGTCGCGGACGCGATTGCCGACGTCGTCGAGACCGGCACCACGCTCAAGGCGGCCGGCATGGAGATCTTCGGCGAGCCGATCCTGAACTCCGAGTCCGTGCTGATCGGCCGCAAGGGCGAGCAGAACCCGGCCACCGAGGTCCTGATCCGCCGGCTCCAGGGCGTCCTGGTGGCCCGGCAGTACGTGATGATGGACTACGACATCCGCAAGGAGCTCGTAGAACAGGCCGCCGGACTCACCCCGGGCCTGGAATCACCCACCGTCTCGCCGCTGCGTGATTCGGACTGGGTGGCGGTGCGCTCCATGGTGCCCAAGCGGGAAACCAACCGCATCATGGACGAGCTCTACGACCTCGGCGCCCGCGCCATCCTGGTCAGCAGCATCCACGCCTGCCGCATCTGA
- the hisF gene encoding imidazole glycerol phosphate synthase subunit HisF yields the protein MTVAVRVIPCLDVDAGRVVKGINFEGLRDAGDPVELAHRYDNSGADELTFLDVTASSGNRETTFDVVRRTAEEVFIPLTVGGGVRGVAEVDKLLRCGADKAAINTAAVARPDVIDEITRHFGSQVLVLSLDARRTRPGSQPTASGFEVTTHGGRQGTGIDAIAWAREAADRGVGEILLNSIDADGTKDGFDVELIRLARAAVKVPLIASGGAGKPEHFPPAVAAGADAVLAASVFHFGPLDMIAQVKAAIRQAGFEVR from the coding sequence ATGACTGTTGCCGTGCGCGTCATTCCGTGCCTGGACGTCGATGCCGGCCGCGTGGTCAAGGGCATCAACTTTGAAGGGCTCCGCGACGCCGGGGACCCGGTGGAACTGGCGCACCGCTACGACAACAGCGGCGCCGACGAGCTGACCTTCCTCGACGTCACCGCGTCGTCCGGCAACCGCGAGACCACGTTCGACGTCGTCCGCCGCACCGCCGAGGAAGTCTTCATCCCGCTCACGGTCGGCGGCGGCGTCCGCGGCGTGGCCGAGGTGGACAAGCTCCTGCGCTGCGGCGCCGACAAGGCCGCCATCAACACCGCGGCCGTGGCCCGGCCGGACGTGATCGACGAGATCACCCGGCACTTCGGGTCCCAGGTCCTGGTGCTTTCCCTCGACGCCCGGCGCACCCGCCCGGGATCGCAGCCCACCGCATCCGGCTTCGAGGTCACCACCCACGGCGGACGCCAGGGGACCGGGATCGACGCCATCGCCTGGGCCAGGGAGGCGGCGGACCGCGGGGTGGGGGAAATCCTGCTCAACTCGATCGACGCCGACGGCACCAAGGACGGCTTCGACGTCGAACTGATCCGTCTCGCCCGGGCCGCCGTCAAGGTCCCGCTCATCGCCTCCGGCGGCGCCGGCAAGCCCGAACACTTCCCGCCGGCCGTGGCAGCAGGCGCCGACGCCGTCCTCGCCGCTTCGGTGTTCCACTTCGGACCCCTCGACATGATCGCCCAGGTCAAGGCCGCGATCCGGCAGGCAGGCTTCGAAGTCCGCTAA
- a CDS encoding TIGR03085 family metal-binding protein: protein MHFVEPSREVLAETLLAAGPDAGTLCTGWLTRDLAAHLYLRERKVAVGLGLLFKRLSKASDQATAELAATLKTAEDYANLVNAFRAGPPALSPLRIKALDESSNLIEYFVHTEDVRRAVDRWAPRALDQAYSDALWDELVKRAAILYRGVDLGIVLVSPSGPRHVAKRAPVSVAIVGEPGELLMHAHGRTRHALVTFEGQPDAVALLQSAEVGL, encoded by the coding sequence ATGCATTTCGTCGAACCGTCCCGAGAAGTCCTGGCCGAAACCCTACTGGCGGCCGGCCCTGATGCCGGCACGCTCTGCACGGGTTGGCTCACCCGCGATCTTGCCGCGCACCTTTACCTTCGCGAGCGAAAAGTCGCCGTCGGACTGGGCCTGCTGTTCAAACGCCTCTCCAAGGCCTCGGACCAGGCGACGGCCGAACTGGCCGCCACGCTGAAAACCGCCGAGGACTACGCCAACCTGGTCAACGCGTTCCGGGCCGGGCCCCCGGCGCTGTCCCCGCTGCGGATCAAGGCCCTGGACGAGAGCTCCAACCTCATCGAGTACTTCGTGCACACGGAAGACGTCCGCCGTGCCGTGGACCGCTGGGCTCCGCGGGCCCTGGACCAGGCCTACTCCGACGCCCTGTGGGACGAGCTCGTCAAGCGGGCGGCCATCCTCTACCGCGGCGTGGACCTGGGCATTGTGCTGGTGAGCCCCTCCGGGCCGCGGCATGTGGCCAAGCGCGCCCCCGTCTCGGTGGCCATCGTCGGCGAACCCGGCGAACTCCTCATGCACGCCCACGGCCGCACCCGCCACGCCCTCGTGACCTTCGAAGGCCAGCCGGACGCCGTCGCGCTCCTGCAGTCCGCCGAGGTAGGCCTCTAA
- the hisI gene encoding phosphoribosyl-AMP cyclohydrolase, with the protein MSEQPAPAPTSANAVPGATAFGAPVPGAPVPAGGGTASPLPDGLAEALKRDSAGLVAAIIQQFDTHEVLMLGWMDDEALHRTMTSGRVTFYSRSRQEYWRKGDTSGHVQWVKSLAMDCDGDALLVRVDQVGAACHTGTRTCFDGRELDAVVGHGG; encoded by the coding sequence ATGTCTGAGCAGCCCGCACCCGCCCCCACCTCCGCCAACGCCGTGCCCGGCGCCACTGCGTTTGGCGCTCCTGTGCCCGGCGCCCCCGTGCCTGCCGGCGGCGGGACCGCCTCGCCCCTTCCGGACGGACTGGCCGAGGCCCTCAAACGGGACAGCGCCGGCCTGGTGGCCGCGATCATCCAGCAGTTCGACACCCACGAGGTGCTGATGCTGGGCTGGATGGACGACGAGGCACTGCACCGCACGATGACGAGCGGACGCGTGACGTTCTATTCGCGGTCCCGCCAGGAGTACTGGCGCAAGGGAGACACATCAGGGCATGTGCAGTGGGTCAAATCACTCGCCATGGACTGCGACGGCGATGCCCTGCTGGTCCGGGTGGACCAGGTTGGCGCCGCCTGCCACACCGGAACCCGGACCTGCTTCGATGGCCGCGAGCTCGACGCCGTCGTCGGCCACGGAGGCTAA
- a CDS encoding anthranilate synthase component I: MQDLGIISPSLEEFRELAGHSRVIPVRLKVLADAETPIGLYRKLANGQPGTFLMESAAVGGAWSRYSFIGSRSRATLTTKDGNAFWLGEPPVGVPLDGNPVDAIRDTVAALRTDRFDGLPPFTSGLVGFLGWETVRHWEKLTSPPEDDLELPEMALNLVTDMAVHDNMDGTVLLIANAINFDNSTERVDDAWHDAVARVKALLEKISRPVEQPVSVLETAALDFASSVQERWDESAYLAALDRGKEAIVDGEVFQVVISRRFEMECGADPLDVYRVLRNTNPSPYMYLFSFEDAAGREYTIVGSSPEALVTVTGEEVITHPIAGSRPRGKTVEADKALAEELLADEKERAEHLMLVDLSRNDLSKVCVAGTVDVTQFMEVERFSHIMHLVSTVVGKLAPDAKAYDVLKATFPAGTLSGAPKPRALRLLDELEPHRRGIYGGVVGYLDFAGDMDMAIAIRSALLREGRAYVQAGGGIVADSVNPTEAQETVNKAAAPLRAVHTASSLHNITADSVPDAGPVTADSVPDAGPVTADSVPDAKADS, from the coding sequence ATGCAGGACCTTGGAATCATCAGCCCCAGCCTCGAAGAGTTCCGTGAACTCGCGGGCCACAGCCGCGTCATCCCCGTCCGGCTCAAGGTGCTGGCTGACGCCGAAACCCCGATCGGGCTCTACCGCAAGCTCGCCAACGGCCAGCCCGGAACCTTCCTGATGGAATCGGCGGCGGTCGGCGGCGCCTGGTCCCGCTACTCCTTCATCGGCTCCCGCTCCCGGGCCACCCTGACCACCAAGGACGGCAACGCCTTCTGGCTGGGCGAGCCCCCGGTCGGTGTTCCGCTGGATGGCAACCCCGTGGACGCCATCCGCGACACCGTCGCCGCGCTCCGCACCGACCGCTTCGACGGCCTCCCGCCGTTCACCTCCGGCCTGGTCGGGTTCCTGGGCTGGGAAACCGTCCGGCACTGGGAGAAGCTGACCAGCCCGCCGGAGGACGACCTCGAGCTGCCGGAAATGGCCCTCAACCTCGTCACGGACATGGCGGTCCACGACAACATGGACGGCACCGTCCTGTTGATCGCCAACGCCATCAACTTCGACAACAGCACCGAACGCGTCGACGACGCCTGGCATGACGCCGTCGCCCGCGTGAAAGCCCTGCTGGAAAAGATCAGCCGCCCCGTGGAGCAGCCTGTCTCCGTTCTCGAAACCGCGGCCCTGGATTTCGCGTCGAGCGTGCAGGAACGCTGGGACGAGTCCGCCTACCTGGCCGCGCTGGACCGCGGCAAGGAGGCGATCGTGGACGGCGAGGTCTTCCAGGTGGTGATCTCCCGCCGCTTCGAAATGGAGTGCGGCGCCGACCCCCTCGACGTTTACCGCGTCCTGCGGAACACCAACCCCAGCCCGTACATGTACCTCTTCAGCTTCGAGGACGCCGCGGGCCGGGAGTACACGATCGTCGGTTCCTCGCCGGAAGCCCTCGTCACCGTCACCGGCGAGGAGGTCATCACCCACCCCATCGCAGGCTCACGGCCGCGCGGCAAGACAGTCGAGGCCGACAAAGCCCTGGCCGAGGAACTGCTCGCCGACGAGAAAGAACGCGCCGAGCACCTGATGCTGGTCGACCTGTCCCGCAACGACCTCTCCAAGGTCTGCGTCGCCGGAACTGTCGACGTCACCCAGTTCATGGAAGTCGAACGCTTCAGCCACATCATGCACCTCGTGTCCACGGTGGTCGGCAAGCTGGCCCCGGACGCCAAAGCCTACGACGTCCTCAAGGCCACGTTCCCGGCCGGCACGCTCTCCGGTGCGCCGAAGCCGCGGGCCCTGCGCCTCCTGGACGAGCTGGAACCGCACCGCCGCGGCATCTACGGCGGCGTGGTGGGGTACTTGGACTTCGCCGGGGACATGGACATGGCGATCGCGATCCGTTCCGCCCTGCTCCGGGAAGGGCGCGCCTACGTCCAGGCCGGCGGCGGGATCGTGGCCGATTCGGTCAACCCCACCGAGGCCCAGGAAACGGTCAACAAGGCCGCCGCCCCGCTCCGCGCCGTGCACACCGCCAGTTCGCTGCACAACATCACCGCCGATTCGGTGCCCGACGCCGGACCGGTCACCGCCGATTCGGTGCCCGACGCCGGACCGGTCACCGCCGATTCGGTGCCCGACGCCAAGGCGGATTCCTGA
- a CDS encoding Trp biosynthesis-associated membrane protein: MGEPEATVKTTTRPAVPGWARKSTLVVVIAALALAVFGTTTQTWLTVHLDPTQLGAAVASQDGLQVQGSKAATTVTALALVALAGGLAASIAGRVARWVITAIILLAAAGIVAAAAVVLADPLSAAQGSIAAATGISGSNVQVDVTVFPVLAVVAGSLLGICALAIVPAGRYWKSRTKYDAAAAVPTAGGTAAGGAAAAPTDEIDSWDRLSRGDDPT; this comes from the coding sequence ATGGGGGAGCCCGAAGCCACCGTCAAGACCACCACGCGGCCCGCCGTCCCCGGCTGGGCCCGCAAGTCCACCCTGGTCGTGGTAATCGCCGCCCTGGCACTGGCTGTGTTCGGGACCACCACCCAGACCTGGCTCACGGTGCACCTCGATCCCACACAGCTGGGCGCGGCCGTGGCCAGCCAGGACGGCCTACAGGTGCAGGGCAGCAAGGCCGCGACCACCGTGACGGCGCTGGCCCTCGTTGCCCTCGCCGGCGGCCTCGCCGCCTCCATCGCCGGCCGCGTGGCCCGGTGGGTCATCACGGCGATCATTCTCCTCGCGGCGGCCGGGATCGTCGCCGCGGCAGCCGTCGTGCTGGCGGACCCGCTGTCCGCGGCGCAGGGATCGATCGCAGCCGCCACCGGAATCAGCGGAAGCAACGTTCAGGTGGACGTGACAGTGTTCCCCGTCCTCGCCGTCGTCGCCGGTTCCCTGTTGGGGATCTGCGCCCTCGCGATCGTGCCGGCCGGCCGCTACTGGAAGAGCCGCACCAAATACGACGCGGCAGCCGCCGTTCCCACAGCCGGGGGGACTGCAGCTGGTGGTGCTGCCGCCGCCCCCACTGACGAGATTGACAGTTGGGACCGGTTGTCCCGGGGCGACGACCCCACCTGA
- a CDS encoding HGxxPAAW family protein, translating to MSKATVSASTSAAPKGVYDDVDHSEAPGHGNSPAAWTCVIVMLIGALIASIAFVIANTPIFIAGAAVMVIGLLAGWAMRKAGYGVGGSKLKNSGH from the coding sequence ATGAGCAAAGCCACTGTTTCCGCATCCACGTCCGCTGCGCCGAAGGGCGTCTACGACGACGTCGATCACAGCGAAGCGCCGGGTCACGGCAACAGCCCGGCCGCGTGGACCTGCGTGATCGTGATGCTGATCGGCGCCCTCATTGCGTCCATCGCCTTCGTGATCGCCAACACCCCCATCTTCATTGCGGGCGCGGCGGTCATGGTGATCGGCCTGCTGGCCGGCTGGGCCATGCGCAAGGCCGGCTACGGCGTCGGCGGCAGCAAGCTGAAGAACTCCGGCCACTGA
- the trpC gene encoding indole-3-glycerol phosphate synthase TrpC: MSVLDDINAGVREDMEARQRLVTLAELKERAAAAAPARDAWAALGGNSSPRDQLKVIAEVKRRSPSKGRLADIADPASLAAQYADGGASVISVLTEQRRFGGSLADLDAVRAAVEIPLLRKDFMIDEYQIWEARAHGADLILLIVASLSDAQLREFTALSRELGMNVLVETHTAEEIERAVAAEARIIGVNVRNLKTLDVDRSVFAELAGGIPAGSLVVAESGVRDVEDVRHYASRGANAVLVGEALVSDSTPRERIAEFMAAGATAIAARA, encoded by the coding sequence GTGAGCGTTCTCGACGACATCAATGCCGGTGTCAGGGAGGATATGGAGGCGCGCCAGCGCCTCGTCACGCTCGCGGAACTGAAAGAGCGCGCCGCCGCGGCGGCGCCCGCCCGTGACGCCTGGGCCGCCCTGGGCGGGAACTCCAGCCCGCGGGACCAGCTCAAGGTGATCGCCGAGGTCAAACGCCGGAGCCCCTCCAAGGGCCGGCTCGCGGACATCGCCGATCCCGCGTCCCTCGCCGCGCAGTACGCCGACGGCGGGGCTTCCGTGATCAGCGTCCTGACCGAGCAGCGCCGCTTCGGCGGTTCGCTGGCCGACCTCGACGCAGTCCGGGCCGCCGTGGAGATTCCGCTGCTGCGCAAGGACTTCATGATCGACGAATACCAGATCTGGGAAGCCCGGGCCCACGGAGCCGACCTGATCCTGCTGATCGTGGCCTCGCTGTCGGATGCCCAGCTGCGCGAGTTCACGGCGCTCAGCCGCGAGCTCGGCATGAACGTGCTCGTGGAGACCCATACCGCCGAGGAAATCGAACGGGCCGTGGCCGCCGAAGCCCGGATCATCGGCGTCAACGTGCGCAACCTCAAGACGCTCGACGTCGACCGTTCCGTTTTCGCGGAACTGGCCGGCGGCATTCCCGCCGGGTCCCTCGTGGTCGCCGAGTCCGGAGTGCGCGATGTCGAGGACGTCAGGCACTACGCGTCCCGCGGCGCCAATGCGGTCCTGGTCGGCGAGGCGCTGGTCAGTGACTCGACGCCCCGCGAGCGGATCGCCGAATTCATGGCCGCCGGCGCAACGGCAATCGCCGCACGCGCCTGA
- the trpB gene encoding tryptophan synthase subunit beta: MVDAPAAGSDESAVDAFLQGERPQEHLTQGEPSLRHAPGPYFGNYGGRWMPESLIAALDELEDTFEKAKADPEFTAQIADLNKNYSGRPSLLTEAKRFAEHAGGVRIFLKREDLNHTGSHKINNVLGQALLAKRMGKTRVIAETGAGQHGVASATAAALLGLECVVYMGAEDCRRQSLNVARMELLGATVIPVTNGSQTLKDAINEALRDWVANVGNTHYLLGTAAGAHPFPAMVRYFHEVIGEEARAQILEQTGRLPDAVCACIGGGSNAIGIFHGFLDDPSVKIYGFEAGGEGVETGRHAATITLGKPGVLHGARSYLMQDDDGQTIESHSISAGLDYPGVGPEHSYLADIGRVSYEPITDSEAMEAFRLLCRTEGIIPAIESAHALAGAIKVGQRLAAEVAAAGGAAGKVADKIVIVNLSGRGDKDVATAAEWFDLLDKDSPEATIAKEGEQL; the protein is encoded by the coding sequence ATGGTCGATGCGCCAGCAGCCGGCTCTGATGAAAGTGCCGTGGACGCGTTCCTGCAGGGCGAGCGCCCCCAGGAGCATCTGACGCAGGGCGAACCGTCCCTGCGGCACGCCCCGGGTCCCTACTTCGGGAACTACGGCGGCCGGTGGATGCCGGAGTCGCTCATCGCGGCCCTGGACGAGCTCGAGGACACCTTCGAGAAGGCCAAGGCCGATCCCGAGTTCACCGCGCAGATCGCCGACCTGAACAAGAACTACTCGGGCCGGCCCTCGCTGCTGACCGAGGCCAAGCGCTTCGCCGAGCACGCCGGGGGTGTGCGGATCTTCCTCAAGCGCGAAGACCTCAACCACACCGGCTCGCACAAGATCAACAACGTCCTGGGCCAGGCGCTCCTCGCCAAGCGGATGGGCAAGACCCGCGTCATCGCCGAAACCGGCGCCGGCCAGCACGGCGTCGCCAGCGCCACGGCGGCAGCCCTCCTCGGCCTGGAATGCGTGGTCTACATGGGCGCCGAGGACTGCCGCCGGCAGTCCCTCAACGTGGCCCGGATGGAACTCCTCGGCGCCACCGTCATCCCGGTAACCAACGGATCCCAGACGCTCAAGGACGCCATCAACGAGGCCCTGCGCGACTGGGTTGCCAACGTGGGAAACACCCACTACCTGCTGGGCACCGCCGCCGGCGCCCACCCGTTCCCGGCCATGGTCCGCTATTTCCACGAGGTGATCGGCGAGGAAGCCCGGGCCCAGATCCTGGAGCAGACGGGCCGGCTTCCGGATGCCGTCTGTGCCTGCATCGGCGGCGGCTCCAACGCCATCGGCATCTTCCACGGCTTCCTCGATGACCCTTCGGTCAAGATCTACGGCTTCGAGGCCGGCGGCGAGGGCGTCGAAACAGGACGCCACGCGGCCACCATCACCCTCGGGAAGCCCGGCGTGCTGCACGGCGCGCGCTCCTACCTCATGCAGGACGACGACGGCCAGACCATCGAGTCACACTCGATCTCCGCGGGCCTGGACTACCCCGGTGTCGGCCCCGAGCACTCCTACCTCGCCGACATCGGCCGGGTCAGCTACGAGCCCATCACGGACAGCGAGGCCATGGAAGCCTTCCGGCTCCTGTGCCGCACCGAGGGCATCATCCCCGCCATCGAGTCCGCCCACGCCCTCGCCGGAGCCATCAAGGTGGGGCAGCGGCTTGCAGCTGAAGTCGCCGCCGCTGGCGGGGCCGCCGGCAAGGTAGCAGACAAGATCGTGATCGTGAACCTCTCCGGCCGCGGCGACAAGGACGTGGCCACCGCCGCGGAATGGTTCGACCTGCTGGACAAGGATTCGCCCGAAGCCACCATCGCCAAAGAGGGGGAACAGCTGTGA
- the trpA gene encoding tryptophan synthase subunit alpha, translating to MDRARAQGRAALIGYLPAGYPSVEDTIAAGIALAENGADLIEIGIPYSDPVMDGQVIQAATTEALAKGFHVREVFDVVRGITSRTDAAVLVMTYWNPVVRMGVDEFSRRLAEAGGAGLITPDLIPDEADEWMAASDRYGLDRVFLVAPSSSPERMKRTVEASRGFVYAVSIMGVTGARSSVSSAAKDVVAAAHAAGAERVCVGLGVSNADHVREIAEYADGVIVGTALVAAIRDGGVDAVASLTKDLSTGLSKEEA from the coding sequence ATCGACCGCGCCCGGGCCCAGGGCCGCGCAGCCCTGATCGGCTACCTGCCTGCCGGCTACCCGAGCGTCGAGGACACCATTGCCGCCGGCATCGCCCTTGCCGAGAACGGCGCCGACCTCATCGAAATCGGCATCCCGTACTCCGACCCGGTCATGGACGGCCAGGTCATCCAGGCGGCCACCACCGAGGCCCTCGCGAAGGGCTTTCACGTCCGGGAGGTCTTCGACGTCGTCCGCGGCATCACGAGCAGGACCGACGCCGCCGTCCTGGTCATGACCTACTGGAACCCCGTGGTCCGGATGGGCGTGGACGAGTTCTCCCGCCGCCTGGCCGAGGCCGGGGGAGCCGGGCTGATCACGCCCGACCTCATTCCCGATGAAGCCGACGAATGGATGGCCGCCTCGGACCGCTACGGACTGGACCGGGTGTTCCTCGTGGCCCCCTCGTCCTCTCCGGAACGCATGAAGCGGACCGTCGAGGCGAGCCGCGGATTCGTGTACGCCGTCTCCATCATGGGTGTCACCGGCGCCCGCAGCTCGGTCAGTTCCGCGGCCAAGGATGTCGTCGCCGCCGCGCACGCCGCGGGCGCCGAACGCGTCTGCGTGGGCCTCGGTGTCTCCAACGCGGACCACGTCCGCGAGATCGCCGAATACGCCGACGGCGTGATTGTCGGCACCGCCCTCGTCGCGGCCATCCGTGACGGCGGCGTGGATGCGGTAGCCTCCTTGACGAAAGACCTCAGCACCGGCCTTAGCAAGGAAGAAGCGTAA
- the lgt gene encoding prolipoprotein diacylglyceryl transferase produces the protein MQSLLHAAAMIPASIPSPSWSGFDIPLPWGSLRIHAYALCILAGIVAGLWLTSVRWARRGAPEGSVWDIAIWAIPFGIIGGRLYHVVSSPDAYFGPGFDGTGDLSLIPQIQRGGLGIWGAVVLGAVGAWIGCRRAGVKLSAFMDAAAPGLLLAQAIGRWGNYFNQELFGGPTTLPWGLQIDPTSPNFPAGMPADTLFHPTFLYESLWNLAGVVILLALDRKFNFRRGRLFCLYAVYYTLGRVWIEAMRIDDAEQISLFGITTRLNVWTSLFVLAGALIAFILLGLRKPSGPDTVFLPGREPAGDKTGAEAVTATDDAAGSAVDSAAGSAAVDSAAVGKSADAEGTTGADSAATDDAGAVPADTTTIRHADSAVSDSESRGNLRNNQSGPVPASASASAPAGAGADASKDSTGGTTSATGAPAAGVSGRQATGTASEAEGTK, from the coding sequence ATGCAGTCACTCCTCCACGCGGCGGCGATGATTCCCGCGAGCATTCCGAGCCCCAGCTGGTCCGGATTCGACATCCCGCTGCCGTGGGGGTCACTGCGCATCCATGCCTACGCCCTGTGCATCCTCGCCGGGATCGTTGCCGGCCTCTGGCTCACGTCGGTCCGCTGGGCGCGCCGCGGTGCGCCCGAGGGCAGCGTGTGGGACATCGCCATCTGGGCCATCCCGTTCGGCATCATCGGCGGCCGGCTCTACCACGTGGTCTCCTCCCCGGATGCCTACTTCGGCCCCGGCTTCGACGGCACCGGCGACCTCTCCCTGATTCCCCAGATCCAGCGCGGCGGGCTGGGCATCTGGGGCGCCGTCGTGCTCGGCGCCGTGGGCGCCTGGATCGGCTGCCGGCGGGCCGGGGTGAAGCTGAGCGCCTTCATGGACGCGGCCGCTCCCGGGCTGCTGCTGGCCCAGGCGATCGGCCGCTGGGGCAACTACTTCAACCAGGAGCTCTTCGGCGGGCCCACCACGCTTCCGTGGGGCCTGCAGATCGACCCCACCAGCCCGAATTTCCCCGCCGGCATGCCCGCCGACACGCTCTTCCATCCGACGTTCCTCTACGAGTCCCTGTGGAACCTCGCGGGCGTCGTGATCCTGCTGGCCCTGGACCGGAAGTTCAATTTCCGCCGCGGCCGCCTTTTCTGCCTCTACGCCGTCTACTACACGCTGGGCCGGGTCTGGATCGAAGCCATGCGGATCGACGACGCCGAGCAGATCAGCCTCTTCGGGATCACCACCCGGCTCAACGTCTGGACCAGCCTCTTTGTCCTGGCGGGTGCCCTGATCGCCTTCATCCTGCTCGGACTGCGCAAGCCCTCCGGGCCGGACACCGTGTTCCTCCCGGGCCGTGAACCGGCAGGGGACAAGACGGGCGCCGAGGCGGTCACCGCCACCGACGACGCCGCCGGTTCCGCCGTCGACAGTGCCGCCGGCAGTGCCGCCGTCGACAGTGCCGCCGTCGGAAAATCCGCCGACGCCGAGGGAACCACCGGCGCCGATAGCGCCGCCACCGACGACGCCGGCGCGGTCCCCGCGGACACCACGACCATCCGCCATGCGGACTCGGCTGTCTCAGATAGTGAATCCCGTGGTAATCTCCGGAATAACCAAAGCGGGCCAGTTCCCGCATCGGCATCGGCATCCGCACCCGCGGGCGCAGGCGCGGATGCGAGCAAGGACTCCACCGGCGGCACCACGTCCGCCACAGGAGCTCCGGCAGCCGGAGTATCCGGCCGCCAGGCAACTGGAACCGCGTCGGAGGCTGAGGGCACCAAGTAG